The genome window CAGAGGACGGATCTTCTGCAGCTGCACTTCCAGCTTGTAACTCATGCCGGATGACATCGAGAAGAAGGTCAGAAACGCCTTCAGGTTCGAGTCCCCCTCACACGTGCCGTGAATTCTCTGCCAGAAAGCCTGATTGACCAGCTGCAGTTGCTGGAAAGTGGACACCAGTCCCTTGAGCTCCCAGTCCGCATCTCGGCCCTCGCGTGAATTGAAATACTGGCGAGCCAGGTACAGCGAGATAGCCCGCAGGGTGAACTCATGATTACTGGCAAACGGCAGATGCTGCTCCGCCATTGGCCGCAGACGACCGAGTACCGGGCAGCTGCTGGAGGCCATGATCACACCGAGCAGCGAGCGCAAGCCTTCTTCAAGGCTGACCTGTTTGCTGTAGTCGCGCTCCGGGGTACGTACTTTTACCAGGGCTTTCTTGATCGCCGGCAGCCCCTGAAAATCCTCGATCACCCGATACAGGTCGATCGCCGCCGGGCAATGGCTGAACTGTTCTTTCTGCAGCGGGCAGTTGCTGCAGCGCTGGTATTCGAGGCGGGTCCATTTGGGTGCCACAGCCAGCGCTGCAGCGTCATAGCCGCGATCCAGTTCGATGCGGTAATTGAATTCATGTGTTTCGTCGAGGGTAATGCTGTACTCGATTGCCATTCAGATCTCCGTCTCAGGCTTCCAGTTCGGCCCAGCGCTCAAGCAACTTGTCCAGCTCCAGTTGCAGGCTTTGCATGTGAGCCAGAACAGCTTGTGTCTCTTCTGCGGGCCGCTGATAAAAAGCCGGAGAAGATATGTCCTTCTGCACAACAGCCAATTTTGCTTCAACGGTATCGATCTGTGCCGGAATTGCTTCAAGTTCCCGCTGTAATTTGTAGCTGAGTTTCTTCTTCGGCGCTTCAGCCGCGGCTACCGGCGCCGGAACCGGCTCAGGCTCGCTAGTCGTGGCGGGCTGTTTGCTCT of Pseudomonas pohangensis contains these proteins:
- a CDS encoding DUF6901 family protein — encoded protein: MAIEYSITLDETHEFNYRIELDRGYDAAALAVAPKWTRLEYQRCSNCPLQKEQFSHCPAAIDLYRVIEDFQGLPAIKKALVKVRTPERDYSKQVSLEEGLRSLLGVIMASSSCPVLGRLRPMAEQHLPFASNHEFTLRAISLYLARQYFNSREGRDADWELKGLVSTFQQLQLVNQAFWQRIHGTCEGDSNLKAFLTFFSMSSGMSYKLEVQLQKIRPLVMSASDTL